The following nucleotide sequence is from Coffea eugenioides isolate CCC68of chromosome 10, Ceug_1.0, whole genome shotgun sequence.
ACACAGGCCTGCAAGTATCTAAAAATCTTTTTTTCACCCCAGCAAAGCACATGTACAATCTTTGAAATTTCCCTTGTTTGGTGACTGAATCACAGTAGTCTTCTGCCACCTTCATTACTACAGTACTACCTGGGTTACTTCTCAAGATTTCATTGATATACTTGGGCAACTTATTGTACTGGTCCACATCACTACCTTGGGCCAACTCCCTGCCAATTTTTCTAGCTCTATAGTCTTGATGTCTACTCAAATAGCACTTGTTCTCTTTCATTACCAGGTTTTTGAAGCTAGCATTATCCAGCTTGGGATTCTCCCTAAATGTGTTAACATATTTTCTGCCAATCCATCCAAATTTCACACTCTTGTTATGATATGAAAACCCACACTTGTGCTTCTGCTGGAATGTCCTAACTTCTAGTCTGCCATCACCTTTCATCTTCCTAGCATATATGCACCAGTCACAGCCTTTTTTAGGACAAATTGCCCTGCATCTAATGGTGTCACTCTTGATAAATTTAAATGGTCTACCCCGTTTGATATTCCAGGTTCTAACTGCCTCTTTAAACTTCTTGAATGTGGTAAATACCTACCTAATTTCAAGGTTGGGGTTATCTGCATGCTTGGGGTCATACATAAGGGGTCTACAATGACCCTCTTCATCTGAACCTTGGAGACTATCAATATCTGAACCTGAATCTGGTGCAACATCCATGTCAGAGTTGTCATCATCAGTATCAGAATTACTCACTGTTTGTCCACTAGTTTCCTTTACACATTCCTTTTTTTCATTCCTCTTAAGTTGCTCTTTTCTGTGATTTTCTACCCCTAACCATTCTAAATTATGATCAACATTTTCTTCATACTCATTGTCATCAGAATTTTGCTCATAATTAGAATCTTTTCCTGAAAATTCTCCAGAATCAGAACCTAAGTTGTATTGACTATCAGattcatcatcttcatcttctaaTACAAAATCTTCATCATCAACATCAGACCCCCACTGTGATGCTAATAACTCACTAAAAGAAACCTCTATGTACAACTCAACTACCCTTCCGTACTGAAACTGATCAACACAATAGGCATGCAATTCTCTATCATGCTCTAACAAACGGAAGCCATGTTCCTCTATCAAAATGTGGTACTTTTTGTCACCTATAGCCCCAACCTGACTTTCTAACATTCTATCCATTTCAAAAAGGCTTATACCTGTGACCTTTACATGATCAAATACCCTTAATTCACCTCCCTCATAATGAACATCAGGTTTAGTTTCGCATTTTTCCCATAAGTGACACTTCATAGTCACTTCCGTGCTATCACTGTCTatattaaaaaaacaaaaacaaaaacaacacaGGCCATAATTTAGATGACAGAAATAGGTGCTGCTAGCAAACCGACAATAAAAAATGCATACTTTAGCAAACATTCAAAGACAAGGACCATCAATTGCAGTAAAATAAGTCCCACTTGTACAGTAAGAACCAGCATGATAAGATCCCGTTTAGAGGCACACATGGACCACACCACAAATGACAAattttttccttagtttttcAAGATTGGTCTTTAATAAAGCCAAAATTGTCAGATTTTCCCCCCGAAGTACAAAAAACATCTTTTTTCCACTATATTCTAACATTATAGTTGGCGATTGTGCATATATATCACAAAAAGAAGGCAAAATCCCATACCATAATTAGGTGCTGCcagtttgttcatttccttaggTCTCACTGCCATTTCTACTTTGCAATGCCACGAGCAGCTTCAGCTTGACTGAATTCAGCAGATTTTTTCGTAATTTTTTCACGTTTTGATTCTTGATTTTGGCTTTTAAGGTTCGGTGAGCTGTTTGCTGAAGAGAGTTTGACCAGGTTGAGTAGTGGACGACAGCTTCTTTTTCTCTGTCTGATATTCAACCTTTTTGGTGTGCTCCAGTCCTTAATTAGAGAATTTTAGCAATTAATGTCTTTGTTTAATATGTCCAAAGGCAAGACAGagctgaaaatattaaaaaagatGTTTcggaaattaaaaaaattgaaaaggggATTTTAGTGTCGGCACGTGATCTCACGTGACATGGTTACAGTTGAAATTGAACAAATTCcgtcaattgtccacttttagCGCAAAATTGAATAGATTAGGGACCAAAATTGATTTTCGAAATAGATTGGGGACTCAATCCGGGCATACACTATAGATTAGGGACCAAAATTACAATTCTCCCTAAGACATAAGGCTAACTTTTTAAAAACCTTGTGAAACCATTCTCAAGTGGATTAATTAAGTAAACGGTCAGAGTCTTTTAATTAACTAATGAATTTGTAGATATATCTAATAAAGATATTTATGTCTCTTGTATTTATATCGCATTACTTTCCAGtgccttttgtttttggttgtttttcctAAAGGCAAATTAACAAACATTTTAGCATATGATCacaaaaatcaattaacaaaCATGTTAGCAAAAATCCTACAAAAATAACGATGAAAGTACTTGTTTAAATCCTATGTCTTCATacaaaacaaacagaaaataaaacaaaaaaaaataaaattcaagatatgttaCTAAACTCTTATAATTAAAGATCaacatgccttttttttttaaaaatatgtaTTGAAAGAAGATGTACCTGATAATCCAGATGAGTGGAAACCCAAAATCGATACTTTAATGTGCCAACCGCTTGCACTGGAAATACATAACCATGAATTTGATGCTTGAAATCAATATATTAGAAACTATATGTATTGTAGGCataagaaataagaattgataagtATATAAAGAAATATTGATAAGAACATTAAAAGTAGGTTTATCTTGATTTAAGTTGCTTAGAGTACGTAACTTTGAGTAGAATAAGAATCTTAAaatattaagaattcttataggaaataGAACCACAATCGTCCAAATACCTTTGGGTAAGAAATGAGACAATCTAAATCTAGCGGCTCAGAATTTCCTCTAGCAAACTATAGCCATAGGGGCCACAAAACTCAAGTGACAGCATCCTTTTAGATGTCTCATTTGCTCGTAAATGCATCTCAAATAGGAATTTATATTTGACCGTACGGGTTAATAGGAATTTACAAACCCGTGCTCAAATAGGAATTTATATTTGACTATACGGGTCAAATACATATAGTTAATTGGATtcaattaactttttcttttccataaatTTCATGCTATCCACTATGTCTTGATAACAcacttaataataaaatttattaagaatCCTATTAGGAAATTACTTGCCGTCTCgttaagccacgtaggaaagagaaaacatgaagggataagaataagaatacgactttattatatatatatatatatatatatatatatatatatatatatgatggtAGGGATTTATACTGATTGTGAGGGACTTTCTTATAGTTTGTCTAAATATTCACTTAATCCCCTACTAATTTTGCACCTATTCACATAATCGCCTATGATTTTATACCAAGTAGTTAGATATCAATTACTGCTTAAGTAAGGGTAACACAGGCATTTCAACTTAAGACATCATGGAGattattttctattaaatttTTACTTTAGATAATACTACAAGAGATTTATAtggatattttaaaatattaaggGAATTATTTGGTATCATGCAAAATCATCGGGGTTATGAGTAGTTTATCCTTATTGATTTGTTAGTTGAGGTGCTGATTATATGAAAAATAACTCCATAAATGGTATAGACCGATTGGAAATGAGCAAGGTACAAAAAAAGCATTTATTCTGACTTGTGAAAATTAtgcaaaaaatgaaaaggaaaaccaCCAAGCGAAACAAAGTAAGAAATTAGCCAACACGTACGGAAGAGAATAAAAGCATTTCTTATCTCCATCGTTTAATTATAACATTCCACTTTCCCCTCTTCCTTTGAGATTTACGATTAATTATCCTAGTTATAATCCAAAAAGATGGAGCTAAGAAGCTACATAAAACATTCGATTAGAAACTTCCAAGATGCTAGCTTGCATgagattcattttttttttgtcaaatttattttCACATTTAAATGTGAACAAAAACCACAAGTCTCTTGATGACCTCATCTCATGATTCTCCATTTACAGTTGATGAGAGTAAAATATTTCAACCTTTTTCGTTCCCCTCAATCTATGAAAAGCAAAAACTTTACGCAAATGGCTAGGTTGCGTGTGAGAATCCATCAAAAAGTGGCATCCGCTAAAGCATTATTCCAATCACATCTATGCGAAAGAGAAACTTTActcaatctaaaacaaaattttgattctttattAAAGATATAAAGTGATTATCTTAATTAACTATATACTCCCAATTAGAAGGTACTTATTCTCGTCCATCTCGTGTACTTTTAGATCTTAggagtttcttctttttttagtGATTCTTAGTGAGAGTTTTCTCCTGTTGCAGGGATTCTTGGTAATAGTTTTCTCCTTTCCTAGATATTCCTAGTAAGAGTTTtgttagttttataattaattcTCTTTTGATCCAAGTTTTCTCAGATTTGATTTGATTGTCACATTGAGATCCCCTAGATCTATCTCATCAGATGTCACATCAACATTTAGGTTTGAATTAGTTTATTAGCAATGGTTGGAAGCACGAACAAATGATCATGGGACTATAAGTGTTTTATCTTTTAAGCATATTTTGAATTTCATAGTGTAATATTCTCTTGACTTTTTAAATTTGTAGGAGTATTTAATTTTGTTCTTCAGATCTATTTATATTTGTGTGTGGTTGATGTAATTTCTATCATTAGTGCAGATTTAATGAATGATGGTTTTATCCGAAAAAAAGACACAAAATATGAGTAACACAACAAATTTAACGTGCACATATTTTCCATGCCTAGACTCATTTTTCTCTCTGACTTACTAAGAACGCTGCTTTTGTGTATGGACTCAAGAATGTGGATCCATCTATATATTTTTACTTACTTCATTTAGTCACAtctgaaataataataataatggccCACCCTAATAATTCACTAAGGAAATCTCCTTAACAgtgtttatcttttatttttaggaATTTTCTTAGAAATAAGTAATACAAATCATTTCAGAACTTTTTATTCTGCataaagaaaaatgatttttctagggCACTAGTTAGCATGCATTTTTCATCTTTAGTGTGCCACTATTTTCTCGTTGCAGTTAAATACTTTACTTATATAAATTTGCTCTtcttaaagaaaaaataactCCATTTCTGATATCTAACAAAACTGGTAAGATACAGCTCGCAGGATATTAGTCAGGTGATCATATAATCTCTGCTGATTTGACATTCGAGTCCTCCCTTTCCCCTTTCCCATTGTAAGACTTGAAATCACAGTGCTTTAAGAACGTTGACAAGTCCAAAGGAAAAATAATCAGTTTCTTAAgagtaaatatcttcaaaatcttTTGAGACATATTTACAGCTAGAAAAACAGTATGCTAAGAAGCATGAACAAAATTGAAGTGGCACAACAAATACACCAAAGAGAGATGGAGAAAGGAGTTCGAGAGAGTATAGGGTTGGACAACATTTGGGTGCTTTGTCACCCGAAAGCCTGCAACCACTACGCATAATGGTGATGGCTGAAAGGAATAATTGTAGTTAAAAAGGAATACTGCAAGAATTAGGGGGTATTAATGCACTATAGGATTCGATTTTGATGTTAAGTAATAGCTTCAACGACTTTGCTATAGAATCCAActatcaaaaattaaaaaacaatTAAAGGACACACCTGATAACTTTGTATCAAGAAGTTCATTGAGTTCTAGGAGTACATTCCTGAGAGAAAAAAGGCAccaaatataaattaaaaaaaaaatcaacaaagtgTCTTTGTACTTAAATGTGATATTCCCCAATGCCTAACTGATTTGAGAAAAGTTCCTAGGTGAGATTATTAATTGTGTGGAAAGATGTTTCCGTACGTCAAGTATGTGAGATTATAATTCCTCCATGTAAAATGAAAAGGCATAATATTAATGAACTTTTGTGAGAAAAGAATTCTCAATTCTGTCTTCGTATGatcatttcttgcttttggtAGAATGTATTCGATGTTACTTTTCATGGGATGAAATTATTAGGGAGGCTTAAGGAAAATTCATGGTCACTTCACTCATGAATATTCTAAACAGGCACATGGGATCCTTAGTACCACTTTTCAGTGATAACTTAGTGCCAACTTCTATATTTATGTCAagtgttttattatttaaattttctttatccTTACAATCTTTACGTGATAAGTAGCACTGGCACTGAATTTGGCACCGAGTAATAGAATAGAGAATTTCAACTGAGAAAGAGGATCGTTATCTTTGTCATATTTGAGGGACTTGCAATCTTTATTCTCTTGAATTAGTTTGTAATGAAATGCACCAAAAAGTCTTGGAACATGCAGATGAACCTTGCAGTGTCgcaccaaaaaacaaaaaaaaaacttgcagTGTACAAATAAACCTTGGATATGAGACTTGTGTGgtttgagttattaagggatcCGTAGCCCCATCCTGGCTTTGTCCATGCCGGATCCAAAGCTGGATCATGTCTAGAGGGCTCCATAAGTCTGATTATTTCATCCGTCCTTGGATCCAATCCGGAATAGTGTTGATCCGGCTGCGGATCCTTGTTAACTTGCAGCATGAATCAGATCCAGCACTGGATCTAGTTCTGTGCACTAATACATTCAGGGTTGGATCCTCGCTGTGGGTAAAATGGTAGTTGTTTTGGTACCAAAAGATGCGTTTCATTAGACATGATTATTGAACATTAGTGCCAAGTGTGGGATTCATTATTCTTATAAATTAACAAGTTTCTTAATAATTAAACTAGCTTTTTGCATTTGATCATTTTTAGTATGAGAAAACTTAATTTTTCTGTCGACTTTATCTTGTTCTTATTGTATTTTAGAGGTAATTTGCCTTAACCTGGCAACAAACTACTTGGTGTAGCAAGGGCAAATAATACCTAGATCATCCTCCGCCTTGCTTGTTAAACTTTGTGTTTGTTTTCGTTGGTACTTTCTGGACCAAAAACATTAACATATTCCACTTCCAAGTAGTTACAACGAGAATTATAGGAATTTTGGAAGAATTGAAAATACCAAATTTCAATTCGAGTAATATATATATGGGAGAATTGACCTTCATTTCACATTCATtgcccaaaaataaaaagaaaagaaagaaaaaaattgattgGAATTCGACTAGTACCAcgtagtttttcttttctttttcaagaaacacATTTACCTTCTATTTTTCGAGGAATAATTGTAATCTCATTAGTCTTTTAATATTCTTGTACATTTAATATAAGATGGAAGGAAAAGAATGTATTGCTGTGTAAGTAAGGACCATGCCAACTTCAACAACTAATCCTAATTAACAGAAAGAAACCCAATTAGAGAATACAAAATTGTATACGATTTGAGTAGTTATAAAGCATTGTTCAGAATAAATAAGTCTAAAGATGCAAGTCATTACAATTCTATGTCAACATTGACTAATCTCTTATCCTGTAAAGCAATTTGGTGAATCTTTTgatgatttcatttttttttttcaatgcaaTCAATCAAATAATTTTAAGTATTATCATTACCAATAATTTAGCCGCAAGTGCCAGTCGATGTATAAATAACTACTACTTCATTAGTTGCATGCAAGAACCATTTGGACGATCGATGAAAGAAATATTCTGTTCTACAGTTTTCGATATAAaccaagaagaaatgaagagttATTCTTGATCATGTAGCACAAAAGAGCCAGTATATAAGTAATGCTGAAATATATGCTtatacataaaaataaaaaaaaaagttttcgaCTTagaaaatctttaaaaaaaaaaaaagaaagaggaaataCATAAAAGTTTTTTCCCTAGAAGCAATTAGTTGGTAGGAGGATCAGTAGGAATCTCAGATCGGCATAAGGGACACCAGCTTCCATAATTCAACCATTGAAGAATGCATTCTCCATGAAACACATGCTTGCATGGCGTTTGAGTTACTTCCAAGCCATTAGGGAATTCTTCGAGACAAATTACACAAGCTTCAGTCCTATCAGCAGCCTCAATCTTTACCTTCTTCAACATTCCACTTGTGATTTTTCTGGTAGCTGAAGCAGGCCTTGGCTGATCATTTTCATCCATCGAAATACTTTGGACTTGGGCTAGCAATAGATAATCCTCCATATCCAAAACATTAGCATCGCGGATATCATAGTCTTCTGCTACTAAATATGGAGTAATATCAACAGAACTCCATTTGGTAATTTCTACTAGAATTGGCAGGAGCTTTGGACTTGCATTAGCAAGTCCATTAGCCATGGAGATTGCACATTCATCAATTTGTGGTATTATGGCTGTGTGTACATGAATGGGGATGCTCGCTTGCAGTAACATGTTGGAAATATATTCCCAATCACTATTCTCTGATGCAAGTTGCTCACGAGAGGTGAGAAACGCTATATTTGTATGCACAGGACCTGGGGTGATGTTATAGAACTTCCAAAGATTTTCAACTGAGGAATAGTAAAGGTTCTCGTACCTATCATCAACCATGAACTGTATGAAAAACCCATCTGATGGCATATTTGCAGGGAAGATCACATCAGTTGGTTGGCTCACTCTGAATGTGTATCGCGGCTCATATACTTCATCCATTCTACTAGCAAATTCTCAATTGGGATGGAAggaaaggggggaaaaaaagagaagcaGCAAAAAGGaccaaaagaaagagaaggtAAGAGAGTTatgaagaaaaaagaacaaCGGTGAAAATTATGCAAAATTAATGCTTGGTTTTAAATATTTCAGAGCAATAACTCTATCTTTCTTGATTTCAAATAAAGAATAGCACACTTAGTAGGATTTCAAATCTAACTAATTTATTTCCTTAACATGTTTATGGTAagagataaaataatttaaaattctatTTAGCTTGTAACATTAAACAAAAAAGACGTTAGAGATATTCTAAGACTTAATCTCAATAAATTAAGTGCACTTGTCTAAATTAGTCATATGAGAAGTTTGAACTTAAAAAAACATATAATCTACTTACAATTTAAAATAAGCATATATGCCATTTCCATTCTTTGTCCTATCTTAGACCTTGTTCTAAAACTATAGTCATACAAATACGTAGAATTTTAACATGTATAGCATTTTTTTCCATATATTGTTTCATTGAAGAGCATCAAATCACTATATTATCAAAACTAGATTATTAGGTATGGTCTTATATATCTTGAATCATTTTTATActgtttaaatgattaaattttttaacttttcaaaTAGTTCTTGTGTGCAATCAAACAAGaaatacaaattgaaataaaagGAGTAAATGACAGTATTGACACAATTCAATTAGACAATATCTTGAACCaccaaattttctaataaagtactttttttcatttttcatttctaGTGTAATTGATTAATCACTTGAAGAACATGAAATCACTAGCAATATGAGATAAACAAGCTAATCAAAACTTAACTGAATAATATtgtctttctctttctctttctctctcacacTCTCTGTACACATACACACCAAactctctccctctccttcCACATACACAAATCTCTCTCACTTTCCTtccatacacacacacacacctctttctctctctcaaaaCATAGATTGCAGGCAAAATTGGAATAGTATAGGTTTTTGATGTgtaaataaaatagtaaaatttATGATTTCTCATACAGtaattctgaaaattttctaataccATTAAGTCATGTAGCAGCCGCGATGTTGGTTTGCGACTAATCTTGAATAATCAATTAACATTTACACCTATTGAAATATGAAAAAATTTAACTCAATTATAGTTatccaaattttaaaaattgctCTAATCTACAAATGCTTATGAAAAGATTTACCTTATTGAATTTTGTGGATGGAGATAACTCGGCTGAATATCAGGTTGCAAGGGAAATAGTTCTTTGATGCCAATCTCTCAAGTTGGTAGCAAAGTACGACACAATGTCCTTGAATGGTTTACAGTGTATATATGCTCATAATGAATTTGTTACAATACCATAAATGAAGAAGCAACCAACTTTGAATAATCCATCATCATTTTGAGAAGATTTTTCTAACAAATGTTCATTGCGTACGCGTTAACACACCTAAAATTTATCGCACCTATCATGCATGTATACACATATACTAAAATTATTACCCTCTCTtgcatttatatatattttttatttaatcttacctaccccttcttgtatttatttactttctctaattgattttacattttcaaaaatataacatttgaaatatattttaatgagTGTGTGGGCACTCATTAAATAGACCCTTTTGAGAAATCCGTTGAACATTTAATGCCTTTCAAATTTACTTGAATGCTCTAACCGATTTTGAATTGCTATAGACAATCTTCATAATATTATCATAGCATGTAGTT
It contains:
- the LOC113750413 gene encoding E3 ubiquitin-protein ligase RNF126-like, with translation MDEVYEPRYTFRVSQPTDVIFPANMPSDGFFIQFMVDDRYENLYYSSVENLWKFYNITPGPVHTNIAFLTSREQLASENSDWEYISNMLLQASIPIHVHTAIIPQIDECAISMANGLANASPKLLPILVEITKWSSVDITPYLVAEDYDIRDANVLDMEDYLLLAQVQSISMDENDQPRPASATRKITSGMLKKVKIEAADRTEACVICLEEFPNGLEVTQTPCKHVFHGECILQWLNYGSWCPLCRSEIPTDPPTN